In Passer domesticus isolate bPasDom1 chromosome 1, bPasDom1.hap1, whole genome shotgun sequence, one DNA window encodes the following:
- the CHST9 gene encoding carbohydrate sulfotransferase 9 isoform X2: protein MPRKAAWRRSAPVGLSNHEMAVSSSRHWRGRADPFGVVAAASGSRLPEQQKTSDSPLSWFRGVYLPPALHPLNKTFVKGGEWQDIDSTQEKRRAFLQDFCRKHNSRKKLQTHLVHLVSRIYVEDRHKVLYCEVPKAGCSNWKRVLMVLSGLAASANNISHDDVHYGKHLRKLDSYDLKGIYTRLNMYTKFIFVRDPMERLVSAFRDKFEHPNSYYHPVFGKAIIKKYRHNADEEALKTGSGVKFKEFIQYLLDSHRPVGMDIHWEQVSKLCYPCLINYDFIGKFETLEEDANYFLQLVGAPANLKFPKFKDRHSSDERTSTEVVRQYLKELSKEERQLTYDFYYLDYLMFNYTSPLV, encoded by the coding sequence ATGCCAAGGAAAGCAGCATGGAGGAGAAGTGCTCCTGTGGGCCTCAGTAACCATGAGATGGCTGTCTcaagcagcaggcactggcgGGGCAGGGCTGACCCTTTTGGTGTGGTGGCTGCCGCCTCGGGGAGCCGGCTGCCTGAGCAGCAGAAGACGAGTGACTCCCCTCTCAGCTGGTTCAGAGGGGTGTATTTACCTCCTGCTCTGCACCCCTTAAACAAGACATTTGTCAAGGGTGGTGAGTGGCAGGACATAGACAGCACCCAGGAAAAGCGCAGGGCCTTCCTGCAGGACTTCTGTAGGAAACACAACAGCAGAAAGAAGCTGCAAACCCACCTGGTGCACCTGGTGTCAAGAATTTACGTAGAGGACAGGCACAAGGTTCTGTACTGTGAAGTGCCAAAAGCTGGCTGCTCCAACTGGAAAAGGGTCCTCATGGTGCTCAGTGGACTCGCTGCTTCAGCAAACAACATCTCCCATGATGATGTGCACTATGGAAAGCATCTAAGGAAATTGGACAGTTATGACCTAAAAGGGATCTACACACGCTTGAACATGTACACCAAGTTTATATTTGTACGTGATCCTATGGAAAGACTGGTATCTGCCTTCAGGGATAAGTTTGAACATCCAAACAGCTATTACCATCCAGTATTTGGGAAGGCAATAATTAAAAAGTATAGACATAATGCAGATGAAGAAGCACTGAAAACAGGATCAGGAGTTAAGTTCAAGGAGTTTATCCAATATTTGTTGGATTCCCACCGACCAGTAGGAATGGACATTCACTGGGAGCAAGTCAGTAAGCTCTGCTATCCCTGCCTCATCAACTATGATTTTATAGGAAAGTTTGAAACCCTGGAAGAAGATGCCAATTACTTTCTGCAGCTGGTAGGTGCTCCAGCCAATCTGAAGTTCCCTAAATTCAAAGACAGACATTCCTCTGATGAGAGAACAAGTACAGAAGTAGTGAGGCAATATTTAAAGGAATTGTCTAAGGAGGAGAGACAGCTGACCTATGACTTCTATTACTTGGATTACTTAATGTTCAATTATACATCACCACTTGTATAG